The Papaver somniferum cultivar HN1 chromosome 6, ASM357369v1, whole genome shotgun sequence genome segment ACCGTACGTATCAAGAGCTGGATTTCAAATTTGTCGGTTCCACCGCCCTGACACACCCACAAGCCACAAGTTAATAAATCCACTTGGAAGATTCCATAAGCTATAAATCATCCTAGTGAGAGTCTCCAAACCAGTTGTCTCTTAATCACTCTCTACCTTGGTTCAATGTACTTATATTGAACTTCAAAAATTCAGGGGACCTTTGAACGATATATATTATAATAGTACGTACGCCGCGAATCAGGCAGGCGCTAACTGGCTTTATCCTAACACTGCTAGATCTGTTTACATGAACGCATCCTATATAAACACATTGCTGATCCACTCCATTCTCATCAAGCACTCCATCTTCTTTATTCCAAACGCAACATATACACTAGTAGCTCTTTAGAATTAAGCAAAACACTAATCAATGGCTTCTCCTTCTACTTCCACTTGGCTTTTgagttgttttcttttatttgtttgtctGTTGGATTACTCTTCAGCCACAGGTAGAAAGATTAATGGGTTAGTCCAAGATGAACCTCCTACACCGATAGTATACCACAATGGTCCACTTCTTTCTGGTCAAATCTCTGTCAATCTCATTTGGTATGGCAAGTTCCGACCTGCTCAGAGAGCCATAATCACTGATTTCTTCAATTCCCTCTACACTACACCCAAAACTCAATCCCCTTCAGTCTCCATGTGGTGGAAGAAAACTGAGAAATACTTGAGTACTTCtttggttttgaaattagggagaCAAATCTTTGATGAGAAATACTCATTGGGTAAATCTCTAAGCGATAAGAAAATTGTTAGATTAGCATCCAGAGGTGAACAGAGTAATGCAATCAATGTGGTGTTGACGTCTTCTGATGTTAACGTCGACGACTTCTGCTCTAGTAGATGTGGTACTCATGGGTCTTCTGATTCTACTTCAAAGAAAACCAAATATACTTACATTTGGGTTGGAAACTCAGAGACTCAGTGTGCTGGTCAATGTGCGTGGCCGTTTAAGAAACCGATTTCTGGACCACGGGATGCACCATTAGTTCCACCAAATATTGATATTGGTTTAGATGGGATGGTGGTAAATTTGGCTAGTTTATTAGCTGGAACAGTTACCAATCCATATGGAAATGGGTATTACCAAGGAGAAGTAGATTCACCTTTTGAGGTATCTTCAGCCTGTACTGGGATTTATGGGAAAGGAGCCTACCCGGGTTATGCAGGAAAAGTGTTAATTGATTCAGCGAGTGGTGCGAGGTATAATGCACATGGTGTCAATAAAAAGAAGTACTTGTTGCCAGCAATGCTTGATCGTTCTACCTCTACTTG includes the following:
- the LOC113285367 gene encoding protein EXORDIUM-like codes for the protein MASPSTSTWLLSCFLLFVCLLDYSSATGRKINGLVQDEPPTPIVYHNGPLLSGQISVNLIWYGKFRPAQRAIITDFFNSLYTTPKTQSPSVSMWWKKTEKYLSTSLVLKLGRQIFDEKYSLGKSLSDKKIVRLASRGEQSNAINVVLTSSDVNVDDFCSSRCGTHGSSDSTSKKTKYTYIWVGNSETQCAGQCAWPFKKPISGPRDAPLVPPNIDIGLDGMVVNLASLLAGTVTNPYGNGYYQGEVDSPFEVSSACTGIYGKGAYPGYAGKVLIDSASGARYNAHGVNKKKYLLPAMLDRSTSTCSTLV